The following coding sequences are from one Tachysurus vachellii isolate PV-2020 chromosome 7, HZAU_Pvac_v1, whole genome shotgun sequence window:
- the LOC132849194 gene encoding uncharacterized protein LOC132849194 isoform X3, translated as MMCAVRQVMMCTTCSVLHHLLLFLILMFFTVPVSAVTTVKVKINQPAALSCNRTCSHEATWSLFYNQTYIPVVAQCDQTSCWSAEGFNISHDQYLKGDLTLTITAADYSKRNMYTCQCDGKDVKEVRLSIESIISSVQVNPGEELQLNLHISDQVEVIFKHRDSADPHGVQICSVYKRSLDCTAEYTQRTSLTNTLLTLREVKRTDDGVYIIRDMKYNETLHIYTVTVRDQNKDQESALPVWAIVLVVVVVVVLVLMVAALIVIIPYLWKKYHSNRRDDRPRNGAGEHQSSNGAIRMNLKKNQRMLRQSENESDE; from the exons TTCCTGTATCAGCTGTCACTACTGTAAAGGTGAAGATTAATCAGCCTGCTGCTCTGTCCTGTAATCGGACGTGTTCTCATGAGGCCACATGGTCTCTGTTCTATAACCAGACCTATATACCTGTAGTGGCTCAGTGTGATCAGACATCCtgctggtcagcagaaggatTTAACATCTCCCATGATCAGTATCTGAAGGGAGATCTGACCCTCACCATCACTGCAGCTGATTACAGTAAGAGGAACATGTACACGTGTCAGTGTGATGGCAAAGACGTTAAAGAAGTGCGTCTCAGCATCGAGT ccaTCATATCATCAGTTCAGGTGAATCCTGGTGAAGAGCTACAGCTGAATTTACACATATCAGACCAAGTGGAGGTGATCTTTAAACACAGAGATTCAGCAGATCCACATGGTGTACAGatctgcagtgtgtataaaagaTCACTAGACTGTACAGCTgaatacacacagagaacatcactcactaacacacttctTACACTGAGAGAAGTAAAGAGGACTGACGATGGAGTTTACATCATCAGAGACATGAAGTATAACGAGACCCTTCATATTTACACAGTAACAGTAAGAG ATCAGAACAAAGATCAGGAGTCTGCTCTACCAGTGTGGGCGATCGtcctggtggtggtggtggtggtggtgttggtgctTATGGTTGCTGCACTGATTGTGATAATCCCGTACCTGTGGAAAAAATATCACAGTAACCGAAGAGATGAT AGGCCCAGGAATGGAGCAGGAGAACATCAGAGCTCTAATGGCGCAATACGTATGAACCTAAAGAAGAACCAAAGAATGTtaagacagagtgagaatgaAAGTGACGAGTAG
- the LOC132849194 gene encoding uncharacterized protein LOC132849194 isoform X1: protein MMCATCSVLHHLLLFLILTFITVPVSAVTTVKVKINQPAALSCNRTCSHEATWSLFYNQTYIPVVAQCDQTSCWSAEGFNISHDQYLKGDLTLTITAADYSKRNMYTCQCDGKDVKEVRLSIESIISSVQVNPGEELQLNLHISDQVEVIFKHRDSADPHGVQICSVYKRSLDCTAEYTQRTSLTNTLLTLREVKRTDDGVYIIRDMKYNETLHIYTVTVRDQNKDQESALPVWAIVLVVVVVVVLVLMVAALIVIIPYLWKKYHSNRRDDVSNRDLQHCDIRDHMTVCCNKIHITLIRHHSVTTWTLPQNKYNDHL from the exons ATGATGTGTGCCACCTGCAGTGTTCTTCACCACCTCCTTCTTTTCCTCATCCTCACGTTCATCACAG TTCCTGTATCAGCTGTCACTACTGTAAAGGTGAAGATTAATCAGCCTGCTGCTCTGTCCTGTAATCGGACGTGTTCTCATGAGGCCACATGGTCTCTGTTCTATAACCAGACCTATATACCTGTAGTGGCTCAGTGTGATCAGACATCCtgctggtcagcagaaggatTTAACATCTCCCATGATCAGTATCTGAAGGGAGATCTGACCCTCACCATCACTGCAGCTGATTACAGTAAGAGGAACATGTACACGTGTCAGTGTGATGGCAAAGACGTTAAAGAAGTGCGTCTCAGCATCGAGT ccaTCATATCATCAGTTCAGGTGAATCCTGGTGAAGAGCTACAGCTGAATTTACACATATCAGACCAAGTGGAGGTGATCTTTAAACACAGAGATTCAGCAGATCCACATGGTGTACAGatctgcagtgtgtataaaagaTCACTAGACTGTACAGCTgaatacacacagagaacatcactcactaacacacttctTACACTGAGAGAAGTAAAGAGGACTGACGATGGAGTTTACATCATCAGAGACATGAAGTATAACGAGACCCTTCATATTTACACAGTAACAGTAAGAG ATCAGAACAAAGATCAGGAGTCTGCTCTACCAGTGTGGGCGATCGtcctggtggtggtggtggtggtggtgttggtgctTATGGTTGCTGCACTGATTGTGATAATCCCGTACCTGTGGAAAAAATATCACAGTAACCGAAGAGATGATGTAAGTAACAGAGACCTGCAGCACTGTGACATCAGAGATCACATGactgtgtgctgtaataaaATCCACATCACCCTGATTAGACATCACTCAGTTACTACATGGACACTTCCACAGAACAAATATAATGATCACctataa